A part of Paraliobacillus zengyii genomic DNA contains:
- the dnaJ gene encoding molecular chaperone DnaJ — protein MSKRDYYDVLGVSKGASKEEIKKSYRKLARSYHPDVNKEEGASDKFKEAKEAYEVLSDEQKRAQYDQFGHAGPQSQGFGGGGAEDFGGFSDIFDMFFGGGGRRRDPNAPRQGADLQYTMILEFEEAIFGKETDVEIPREEECDTCEGTGAKPGTKVKTCSHCNGSGQLNVEQNTPFGRVVNKRVCNHCNGSGKIIPEKCKTCGGNGKVKARKKIHISIPGGIDEGQQIRVTGQGEPGVNGGPPGDLYVVVQVRSHEFYKRDGDHIFCEMPITFAQAALGDEIEIPTVHGKVKLKVPAGTQTGKTFRLKGKGAPNVRGYGHGDQHVQMRVITPTNLSEQQKELLRELNEASGDQPTDEHDDSFFQRVKRAFKGE, from the coding sequence GTGAGTAAAAGAGATTATTATGACGTATTAGGCGTCTCAAAAGGTGCCTCAAAAGAAGAAATTAAAAAATCATATAGAAAATTAGCACGTAGTTATCATCCAGATGTAAACAAAGAAGAAGGTGCTTCGGATAAGTTTAAAGAAGCAAAAGAAGCATATGAAGTATTAAGTGACGAACAAAAACGTGCACAATATGATCAATTTGGTCATGCAGGACCTCAAAGTCAAGGATTTGGAGGCGGTGGTGCAGAAGACTTCGGTGGATTTAGTGATATATTTGATATGTTCTTTGGTGGAGGCGGACGTAGACGTGATCCCAATGCGCCAAGACAAGGTGCAGACTTACAATACACAATGATTTTGGAATTTGAAGAAGCTATTTTTGGTAAAGAAACGGATGTTGAAATTCCAAGAGAAGAAGAATGTGATACGTGTGAAGGAACTGGCGCTAAACCAGGTACTAAGGTGAAAACATGTTCACATTGTAATGGTTCAGGACAATTGAATGTTGAACAAAATACACCATTCGGCCGTGTTGTTAATAAGCGCGTTTGTAATCATTGTAATGGATCTGGAAAAATAATTCCCGAAAAATGTAAAACGTGTGGTGGAAATGGAAAAGTTAAAGCACGCAAAAAAATCCACATCAGTATTCCAGGAGGTATCGATGAGGGACAACAAATTCGCGTTACTGGTCAAGGTGAGCCAGGAGTAAATGGTGGACCTCCAGGTGATTTATACGTTGTCGTGCAAGTTAGGAGTCATGAGTTCTATAAAAGAGATGGAGATCACATTTTTTGTGAAATGCCAATAACTTTTGCTCAAGCAGCACTTGGTGATGAAATAGAAATTCCTACTGTACATGGAAAAGTTAAATTAAAAGTTCCAGCTGGAACACAAACAGGTAAAACATTCCGTCTTAAAGGTAAAGGTGCGCCCAATGTCCGTGGATATGGTCATGGAGATCAACATGTGCAGATGCGTGTGATTACACCTACAAATTTAAGTGAACAACAAAAAGAACTGTTGCGCGAATTAAATGAAGCAAGTGGAGATCAACCAACAGATGAACATGATGACTCATTTTTTCAACGTGTGAAAAGGGCGTTTAAGGGCGAATAA
- the prmA gene encoding 50S ribosomal protein L11 methyltransferase, whose protein sequence is MKWSELCIHTTNEAIEPISNIFHEAGASGVVIEDSEDLMKERNTDLGEMYELDPVDFPQEGVMLKAYLPFNSFLGETVAEIKQAINNLLAYDIDLGSNHITMSEVNEEDWATAWKKYYKPVKISEKITITPTWEDYHAVSTDEIIIELDPGMAFGTGTHPTTVLSMQALERYVKNDDLVLDVGTGSGVLSIAAILLGAKHVYAYDLDDVAVKVAIINAKINKVEHAIEAKQNNLLDNVSHQPDIIVSNILAEIIMRFEKRAYEVLKPGGIFITSGIIQAKKQDVKQALLEAGFEIIEINQMEDWISIIAKK, encoded by the coding sequence TTGAAGTGGTCTGAATTGTGTATCCATACTACTAATGAAGCAATCGAGCCAATTTCAAACATTTTTCATGAAGCTGGGGCTAGTGGTGTAGTTATTGAGGATTCTGAGGATTTAATGAAGGAACGGAATACAGATTTAGGAGAAATGTATGAACTTGATCCTGTCGATTTTCCGCAGGAAGGTGTTATGTTAAAAGCTTATCTTCCTTTTAATAGTTTCTTAGGTGAGACTGTCGCTGAAATCAAACAAGCAATCAATAATCTATTGGCATACGATATTGATTTAGGTTCAAATCATATAACCATGAGCGAAGTGAATGAAGAAGATTGGGCAACTGCTTGGAAGAAGTATTACAAACCGGTTAAAATTTCAGAGAAGATAACAATAACACCTACATGGGAAGATTACCATGCCGTTTCGACTGATGAAATAATTATTGAATTAGATCCAGGAATGGCATTTGGAACAGGTACACATCCAACAACGGTTCTAAGTATGCAAGCATTAGAACGATATGTGAAAAACGATGATCTTGTGTTAGATGTGGGTACTGGTTCCGGTGTACTAAGCATTGCAGCGATATTACTTGGGGCAAAGCATGTATATGCCTATGATTTAGATGATGTTGCAGTAAAAGTCGCTATCATTAATGCTAAAATTAATAAGGTTGAACATGCTATTGAAGCAAAACAAAATAATTTACTCGATAATGTTTCACATCAACCGGATATTATTGTATCTAATATTTTAGCAGAAATTATTATGCGTTTTGAAAAAAGGGCTTACGAAGTTTTAAAGCCAGGAGGTATTTTTATCACCTCGGGAATTATTCAGGCAAAGAAACAAGATGTGAAACAAGCCCTACTAGAAGCTGGATTTGAAATTATTGAGATTAATCAAATGGAAGACTGGATTTCAATTATAGCTAAGAAATAG
- the hrcA gene encoding heat-inducible transcriptional repressor HrcA, giving the protein MLSNRQLLILQVIIDEFIHTAQPIGSRAISKMEEITYSPATIRNDMADLEELGFIEKTHSSSGRVPSEKGYRFYVDHLLSPFHLSNSDRSVISHAFSEEMVEFEQVVQKSAKVLSELTNYTSIILGPKVYETTLKQLQIIHLSSNMAVAILVTNTGHVEHRSFTIPTEIKPSELEKLVNILNDRLKNVPIIHLYEKLQLELLNVLDKYMDDFDSAFQYLRAALFDEQPVKLYVGGITNILLQPEFRDVDKIHSLYSVMEQEDIIANVLRSNKDGIHVSIGQENKMDEMQDCSLITATYSLAGEQIGTIALLGPTRMEYSRVISLLNSLSSRMSSTFHSWF; this is encoded by the coding sequence TATTTCAAAAATGGAAGAGATAACCTATAGTCCAGCAACTATCCGAAACGATATGGCGGATTTAGAAGAATTAGGTTTTATTGAAAAGACTCATTCTTCTTCTGGTAGGGTGCCTTCAGAAAAAGGCTATCGATTTTATGTCGATCATTTATTGTCGCCTTTTCATTTATCAAATAGTGACAGAAGTGTTATTTCTCACGCATTTTCAGAAGAAATGGTTGAATTTGAACAGGTTGTACAAAAATCAGCAAAAGTGCTTTCGGAATTAACCAATTATACGTCGATTATTCTGGGACCCAAGGTATACGAAACAACCTTGAAGCAATTACAAATTATCCATTTGTCATCTAATATGGCTGTTGCTATCTTAGTTACAAACACGGGTCATGTAGAGCACCGTTCTTTTACAATACCGACGGAAATTAAACCAAGTGAATTAGAAAAATTGGTAAACATTTTAAATGACAGATTAAAAAATGTACCGATTATTCATCTCTATGAGAAATTACAGTTAGAGTTGCTAAATGTGCTTGATAAATATATGGATGATTTCGATTCAGCTTTTCAATATTTAAGAGCAGCATTGTTTGATGAACAACCTGTTAAACTTTATGTGGGTGGTATTACCAATATTTTGTTGCAACCAGAATTTAGAGATGTTGATAAAATTCACTCTTTATATTCGGTAATGGAACAGGAGGATATCATTGCAAATGTTTTACGTTCCAATAAAGATGGTATTCATGTTTCTATTGGGCAAGAGAATAAGATGGATGAAATGCAGGATTGCAGCTTGATTACCGCAACTTATTCATTAGCTGGAGAACAAATAGGAACAATTGCCTTGTTGGGACCAACTAGGATGGAGTATTCTCGTGTTATTTCACTATTAAATAGCTTATCTAGTCGAATGTCGAGTACATTTCATTCTTGGTTTTAA
- the dnaK gene encoding molecular chaperone DnaK — translation MGKIIGIDLGTTNSCVAVMEGGEAKVIPNPEGNRTTPSVVAFKNGERQVGEVAKRQAITNPNTIQSVKRHMGTDYKVEVEGKEHTPQEISAIILQYIKSYAEDYLGETVEKAVITVPAYFNDAERQATKDAGKIAGLEVERIINEPTAAALAYGIDKADQDQTVLVYDLGGGTFDVSILDIGEGTFEVVATAGDNRLGGDDFDEVVIDHLVAEFKKENGIDLSKDKMALQRLKDAAEKAKKDLSGVAQTQISLPFITAGEAGPLHLEMNLTRAKFDDLSSDLVERTMGPTRQALKDAGMKASEINKVILVGGSTRIPAVQEAIKKETGQDPSKGVNPDEVVALGAAIQAGVLQGDVKDVVLLDVTPLSLGIETMGSVTTKLIERNTTIPTSHSQVFSTAADNQTAVDIHVLQGEREMAGDNKTLGRFQLTDIPPAPRGVPQIEVSFDIDANGIVNVRAKDLGTNKEQSITIKSSSGLSDEEVEKMVRDAEENAEEDKKRREEVELRNEADQLVFQTDKTIKDLGDKVSDEEKEKAETAKDELKTALEADDLEEIKTKKDALEEQVQALSVKLYEQAQADAEAAQGEGSSDDDVVDADYEEVKDEDKEEEDKNK, via the coding sequence ATGGGAAAAATTATTGGAATTGATTTAGGTACAACAAATTCATGTGTTGCAGTAATGGAAGGTGGAGAAGCAAAAGTTATCCCGAATCCAGAGGGTAACCGTACAACTCCATCAGTTGTTGCATTTAAAAATGGTGAACGTCAAGTAGGTGAAGTTGCTAAACGACAAGCAATTACTAACCCAAACACGATTCAATCTGTTAAACGTCATATGGGAACAGATTATAAAGTTGAAGTTGAAGGAAAAGAGCATACACCTCAAGAAATTTCAGCAATAATCTTACAATACATTAAGTCATATGCAGAAGATTATCTTGGAGAAACTGTAGAAAAAGCTGTTATTACTGTACCTGCATATTTTAATGATGCTGAACGTCAAGCAACTAAAGATGCTGGTAAAATAGCTGGTCTTGAAGTAGAACGTATTATTAATGAGCCTACTGCTGCAGCATTAGCATATGGTATTGATAAAGCTGATCAAGATCAAACAGTTCTTGTATACGACTTAGGTGGAGGTACATTTGATGTATCTATCTTAGATATCGGTGAAGGTACTTTTGAAGTTGTAGCAACAGCCGGTGATAATCGTCTTGGTGGAGATGATTTTGATGAAGTAGTCATTGACCACTTAGTTGCAGAGTTCAAAAAAGAAAATGGCATTGATCTTTCAAAAGACAAAATGGCTTTACAACGTTTAAAAGATGCAGCTGAAAAAGCTAAAAAGGATTTATCTGGTGTTGCACAAACACAAATTTCCTTACCATTTATCACAGCAGGCGAAGCTGGACCATTACACTTAGAAATGAATTTAACTCGTGCAAAATTTGATGACTTATCTTCTGATCTTGTAGAACGTACAATGGGACCTACGCGACAAGCTCTTAAAGATGCTGGAATGAAAGCTAGTGAAATTAACAAAGTTATCTTAGTTGGTGGTTCAACTCGTATTCCAGCAGTACAGGAAGCAATTAAAAAAGAAACTGGTCAAGATCCATCTAAAGGAGTAAATCCGGATGAGGTAGTTGCTTTAGGTGCCGCAATTCAAGCTGGTGTATTACAAGGTGATGTTAAAGATGTTGTACTTCTTGATGTTACACCTTTATCATTAGGTATCGAAACAATGGGTAGCGTTACGACTAAGTTAATTGAGCGTAATACCACTATTCCTACAAGTCATTCGCAAGTGTTTTCAACAGCGGCTGATAATCAAACAGCAGTAGATATTCACGTCCTTCAAGGTGAGCGTGAAATGGCTGGAGATAATAAAACATTGGGTCGTTTTCAATTAACAGATATTCCACCTGCACCACGTGGAGTGCCACAAATTGAAGTATCATTTGATATTGATGCAAATGGTATAGTAAACGTTCGTGCTAAAGATCTAGGTACAAACAAAGAACAATCGATTACAATTAAATCTTCTTCAGGTTTATCTGATGAAGAAGTTGAAAAAATGGTAAGAGATGCTGAGGAAAATGCTGAAGAAGATAAAAAACGTCGCGAAGAAGTTGAACTTCGTAATGAAGCTGACCAGCTAGTATTCCAAACAGATAAAACAATTAAAGATCTAGGCGATAAAGTTTCTGATGAAGAAAAAGAAAAGGCAGAAACAGCCAAAGATGAGTTAAAAACGGCATTAGAAGCAGATGATCTAGAAGAAATCAAAACGAAGAAAGATGCATTAGAGGAACAAGTTCAAGCACTTTCTGTTAAATTATACGAGCAAGCTCAAGCAGATGCTGAAGCAGCTCAGGGTGAAGGTTCTTCTGATGATGATGTTGTAGATGCTGACTATGAAGAAGTTAAAGATGAAGATAAAGAAGAAGAAGATAAAAACAAATAA
- a CDS encoding 16S rRNA (uracil(1498)-N(3))-methyltransferase, with amino-acid sequence MQRYFVTATGWSDMHVTITDDDIHHITRVMRMEIGDKIICNHPDGKAAVCAIKSMADDKIVTEIVEWQRQTVELPVRVTIAQGLPKGDKFELILQKGTELGAAGFIPLQAERSIVKWDEKKASKKNERFQKIIKEASEQSHRTLLPKIEKVASLQDVIEMSASFDHRLVAYEETTRDIPTNKLSYFLKQMVPSEQVFLCIGPEGGFSENEIIALKNADFQSIRLGPRILRTETAALYALASLSYHFEELE; translated from the coding sequence ATGCAGCGTTATTTTGTAACGGCCACTGGATGGTCAGACATGCATGTCACTATAACAGATGACGATATTCATCATATCACCCGTGTGATGCGGATGGAAATCGGCGATAAGATAATTTGTAATCACCCTGATGGGAAAGCTGCAGTATGTGCGATCAAATCAATGGCAGATGATAAGATAGTTACAGAGATTGTGGAGTGGCAGAGACAGACGGTTGAGTTACCTGTTCGTGTTACAATTGCACAAGGATTACCAAAGGGTGATAAGTTTGAATTAATCTTACAAAAAGGTACAGAGCTTGGTGCAGCTGGATTCATTCCATTACAAGCAGAACGTTCAATTGTAAAATGGGACGAAAAGAAGGCAAGTAAAAAAAATGAACGCTTTCAAAAAATTATTAAAGAAGCTAGTGAACAATCTCATCGCACATTATTGCCAAAGATTGAAAAAGTAGCTTCATTACAAGATGTAATTGAGATGAGCGCAAGTTTTGACCATAGACTAGTAGCTTATGAAGAAACAACCAGAGACATACCTACAAATAAGCTAAGTTATTTTTTAAAACAGATGGTACCCTCAGAACAAGTTTTCTTGTGTATAGGTCCTGAAGGTGGATTTTCTGAAAATGAAATAATCGCACTTAAAAATGCTGATTTCCAATCGATTCGACTTGGTCCTCGTATACTACGTACAGAAACTGCGGCTCTATACGCTTTAGCAAGTCTGTCGTATCATTTTGAAGAATTAGAATAG
- the grpE gene encoding nucleotide exchange factor GrpE: MEENKQAEKQEDEVIEKADQEIIDEVNQPDAEEETNELEVLQREKDEVYQRLLRVQAEYDNFRRRTQKEKEADRKYRSQSLITDLLPIVDNFERALQMEVNDEAAKQFVDGIKMVYRQLNDALEKEGAEVIATEGETFDPHLHQAVVQVEDDQYESNVVVEELQKGYKLKDRVIRPAMVKVNQ, from the coding sequence ATGGAAGAGAATAAACAAGCAGAAAAACAAGAAGATGAAGTAATTGAAAAAGCTGATCAAGAAATAATTGATGAAGTAAATCAACCTGATGCCGAAGAAGAGACTAATGAACTTGAGGTCTTACAAAGGGAAAAGGATGAAGTTTACCAAAGGTTATTAAGAGTACAAGCAGAATATGATAACTTCCGCCGCCGTACCCAGAAGGAAAAAGAAGCGGATCGTAAATATAGATCGCAATCATTGATTACAGACTTATTACCGATTGTAGATAACTTTGAAAGAGCACTACAAATGGAAGTTAATGATGAAGCTGCTAAGCAGTTTGTAGATGGAATCAAGATGGTCTATCGTCAATTAAATGATGCTTTGGAAAAAGAGGGCGCTGAAGTTATTGCAACAGAGGGAGAAACATTTGATCCGCATTTACATCAAGCTGTTGTTCAAGTGGAAGATGATCAATATGAATCGAATGTTGTTGTCGAAGAATTACAAAAAGGATACAAATTAAAAGATCGGGTTATTCGCCCGGCAATGGTAAAAGTGAATCAATAA